A region of Myxococcus stipitatus DSM 14675 DNA encodes the following proteins:
- a CDS encoding lysophospholipid acyltransferase family protein, protein MRKLFCILVAGVWTFVCFFLTLFTMVLTVNASRGLWVVRRLWSPVLVWAGGGKLEVLGQENVDPDRPTIYVANHQSTIDIPAHFMAVPVPFRYVAKEQLKWVPLIGWYLALGGHVFINRSNRSKAIASLDAAAKKIRGGTSIFLYPEGTRSEDGRVLPFKKGPFALALKARVPVCPVTIEGSGKLMPKDSWNITPGPIRVKIGKPIDTTRFDEDDREGLARAVRDVIIADSLSMGGKGGDAEDAVASTGQEGIGASRAHSTP, encoded by the coding sequence ATGCGCAAGCTTTTCTGCATTTTAGTCGCTGGGGTGTGGACGTTCGTCTGCTTCTTCCTGACCCTCTTCACGATGGTGCTGACGGTCAACGCCTCCCGAGGCCTCTGGGTGGTCCGCAGACTGTGGTCCCCCGTGCTGGTGTGGGCGGGCGGCGGAAAGCTGGAGGTGCTGGGCCAGGAGAACGTGGACCCCGACCGCCCCACCATCTACGTCGCCAACCACCAGTCCACCATCGACATCCCGGCGCACTTCATGGCCGTGCCCGTGCCCTTCCGCTACGTGGCCAAGGAGCAGCTCAAGTGGGTGCCGCTCATCGGCTGGTACCTGGCGCTCGGCGGGCACGTCTTCATCAACCGGAGCAACCGCTCCAAGGCCATCGCCTCCCTGGACGCGGCGGCGAAGAAGATCCGCGGCGGCACCAGCATCTTCCTGTACCCGGAGGGCACCCGCTCCGAGGACGGTCGCGTCCTCCCCTTCAAGAAGGGCCCCTTCGCCCTGGCCCTCAAGGCACGTGTCCCTGTCTGTCCCGTCACCATCGAGGGCTCCGGCAAGCTCATGCCCAAGGACAGCTGGAACATCACCCCGGGCCCCATCCGCGTGAAGATTGGCAAGCCCATCGACACCACCCGGTTCGACGAGGATGACCGCGAGGGACTGGCCCGCGCCGTGCGTGACGTCATCATCGCGGACAGCCTCTCGATGGGCGGCAAGGGCGGCGACGCCGAAGACGCCGTCGCCTCGACAGGCCAAGAAGGCATCGGCGCTTCCCGCGCCCACTCCACTCCCTAG
- the rpsD gene encoding 30S ribosomal protein S4: protein MARYTASACRICRRENLKMYLKGDRCYTDKCAIERRPYPPGQHGQGRVKFSGYGVQLREKQKVKRMYGLLENQFRGYYHRASAAKGKTGENLLQQLELRLDNVVFRMGFADTRNEARQLVRHGHFQVNGRKVNIPSFSIKPGTAVEVVEKSRKVLRISEALETVDRRGVPQWIDLDKKAFKGTVRTVPNREDLTMPIQEQLIVELYSK from the coding sequence GTGGCCCGTTACACCGCGAGCGCTTGCCGTATCTGCCGGCGCGAAAACCTCAAGATGTACCTGAAGGGCGACCGCTGCTACACGGACAAGTGTGCCATCGAGCGCCGCCCGTACCCCCCCGGCCAGCACGGCCAGGGCCGCGTGAAGTTCTCTGGCTACGGCGTGCAGCTGCGCGAGAAGCAGAAGGTCAAGCGCATGTACGGCCTGCTGGAGAACCAGTTCCGCGGCTACTACCACCGCGCGTCCGCCGCCAAGGGCAAGACGGGTGAGAACCTCCTGCAGCAGCTGGAGCTCCGCCTGGACAACGTCGTGTTCCGCATGGGCTTCGCGGACACCCGCAACGAGGCGCGCCAGCTGGTTCGCCACGGCCACTTCCAGGTGAATGGCCGCAAGGTGAACATCCCCTCGTTCTCCATCAAGCCGGGCACGGCCGTCGAGGTGGTGGAGAAGAGCCGCAAGGTGCTCCGCATCTCCGAGGCGCTGGAGACGGTGGACCGCCGTGGCGTTCCGCAGTGGATTGACCTGGACAAGAAGGCGTTCAAGGGCACGGTTCGCACGGTTCCGAACCGCGAGGACCTGACGATGCCCATCCAGGAGCAGCTCATCGTCGAGCTCTACTCGAAGTAA
- the rplQ gene encoding 50S ribosomal protein L17: MRHKVGQRKLHRTTSHRLAMLNNMVTSLLEHQAIRTTLPKAKEARKLAERIITLGKRGGLSNVRLAARTVKDRDVLKKVFSEYKDRYATRPGGYTRIIRLGFRRGDAAEMALLELVDRPEKKAAPAAEAPAAEETKAE; the protein is encoded by the coding sequence ATGCGCCACAAGGTTGGACAGAGGAAGCTGCACCGCACCACGAGCCACCGGCTCGCGATGTTGAACAACATGGTCACCTCGCTGCTCGAGCACCAGGCCATCCGCACCACGCTGCCCAAGGCCAAGGAGGCCCGGAAGCTGGCGGAGCGCATCATCACGCTGGGTAAGCGTGGTGGTCTCTCCAACGTGCGCCTGGCGGCCCGGACGGTGAAGGACCGTGACGTGCTGAAGAAGGTCTTCAGCGAGTACAAGGACCGGTACGCCACGCGTCCCGGCGGCTACACCCGCATCATCCGCCTCGGCTTCCGCCGGGGTGATGCCGCGGAGATGGCCCTGCTGGAGCTGGTGGATCGGCCGGAGAAGAAGGCCGCGCCCGCCGCCGAGGCTCCCGCTGCCGAAGAGACCAAGGCCGAGTAA
- a CDS encoding deoxynucleoside kinase — MARKKFIAIAGNIGAGKTELTSFLCRKYGLTPSFEPNDQNPYLADFYKDMKTWAFRSQLFFLTHKFRLHRELERTPGTVLQDRTLYEDAEIFAKNLHRQRLIDKRDWKTYCELYETISESLRPPDLMIYLRCPVQTLKERIRLRGRSMEKDIPTRYLQRLNALYEEWFGAYRLSPVLVLATDKLDYLTNLVDRVDLFRQIEKHL; from the coding sequence GTGGCCAGGAAAAAGTTTATCGCCATCGCGGGCAACATCGGCGCCGGGAAGACGGAGCTCACGTCCTTCCTCTGCCGGAAGTACGGGCTGACGCCGTCCTTCGAGCCCAATGACCAAAACCCCTACCTCGCGGACTTCTACAAGGACATGAAGACGTGGGCCTTCCGCTCACAGCTCTTCTTCCTCACGCACAAGTTCCGCCTCCACCGGGAGTTGGAGCGCACGCCCGGCACCGTGCTTCAAGACCGCACCCTCTACGAGGACGCGGAGATTTTCGCCAAGAACCTCCACCGTCAGCGGCTCATCGACAAGCGAGACTGGAAGACGTACTGCGAACTGTACGAGACCATCTCCGAGTCGCTGCGTCCCCCTGACTTGATGATCTACCTGCGCTGCCCCGTGCAGACCCTCAAGGAGCGCATCCGCCTGCGCGGCCGCTCGATGGAGAAGGACATTCCCACTCGCTACCTCCAGCGCCTCAATGCCCTGTACGAGGAATGGTTCGGCGCCTACCGGTTGTCTCCAGTCCTGGTGCTGGCCACCGACAAGCTCGACTACCTGACCAACCTGGTGGACCGCGTGGACCTCTTTCGGCAAATCGAGAAGCACCTGTGA
- the rpsK gene encoding 30S ribosomal protein S11, whose amino-acid sequence MADETNTSAAAPAGAEGEAPAAKKAKRKGKKSILNGVVHIQSTFNNTIITITDVSGNVISWSSAGARGFKGSRKSTPFAAQVAAGDAAAKAMEHGLKNVSVFVKGPGAGRESALRALAAAGLKINLIRDVTPIPHNGCRQPKRRRV is encoded by the coding sequence ATGGCTGACGAGACCAATACTTCGGCTGCGGCGCCCGCGGGTGCCGAGGGCGAGGCCCCTGCCGCGAAGAAGGCGAAGCGCAAGGGCAAGAAGAGCATTCTCAACGGCGTGGTCCACATCCAGTCCACGTTCAACAACACCATCATCACGATCACGGACGTGTCCGGGAACGTGATCTCCTGGTCCTCGGCCGGGGCGCGTGGCTTCAAGGGAAGCCGCAAGTCCACCCCGTTCGCCGCCCAGGTGGCCGCCGGCGATGCCGCCGCGAAGGCGATGGAGCACGGACTGAAGAACGTGTCCGTGTTCGTGAAGGGTCCGGGCGCGGGCCGTGAGTCGGCGCTGCGCGCGCTGGCCGCCGCTGGTCTGAAGATCAACCTCATCCGCGACGTGACGCCCATTCCGCACAACGGGTGCCGCCAGCCCAAGCGCCGCCGCGTCTAA
- a CDS encoding GAF domain-containing protein, with translation MAEVTLDLRELPKAQAYAELHQHVQAVLEGIDDPIAGMATMSCLLHNAFGHLWTGFYRVVTPGQLLRVGPYQGTLGCLEIKFGKGVCGTAAAKGETQVVADVHAFPGHISCDSRSASEIVVPVYGKNRELIAVLDIDSSSKGTFDEVDRRELETMMRWFQQ, from the coding sequence ATGGCGGAAGTCACCCTGGACCTGCGCGAGCTGCCCAAGGCGCAGGCGTACGCGGAGCTGCATCAACACGTTCAGGCGGTGCTCGAGGGCATCGACGACCCCATCGCCGGCATGGCGACGATGAGCTGTCTGCTACACAACGCCTTCGGTCACCTGTGGACGGGGTTCTACCGGGTGGTGACGCCGGGGCAGTTGCTTCGGGTCGGGCCCTATCAGGGGACGCTCGGATGCCTGGAGATCAAGTTCGGCAAGGGCGTCTGCGGAACGGCCGCCGCGAAGGGTGAGACCCAAGTGGTGGCGGACGTGCACGCCTTCCCGGGCCACATCAGCTGCGACTCCCGCTCCGCGTCTGAAATCGTGGTGCCGGTGTACGGCAAGAACCGCGAGCTCATCGCGGTGCTGGACATCGACTCTTCCAGCAAGGGCACCTTCGACGAGGTGGACCGGCGCGAGCTGGAGACGATGATGCGCTGGTTCCAGCAGTAG
- a CDS encoding tetratricopeptide repeat protein, with translation MTPAHRFRPWARAAVLGLGLLASGCSHTNAATANAARPTDDRSRARAFLDENQPQKALMLLTDLHARGPEDLDVARMLTEAQVKAGRSDAWIEELQGRLRSGERAVDQYMLGLALFSRAKDAGAPAVAAFERAIALSPDTAEYHYRLGVARLESEQYAAAVEPLRRATTLAPDRPSWRLPLAKALHRTGDSPGAVEALGVVVRGRPSPADVATARALMEQVNDPFGGIPKAAEAKLEEGLRYLNDLDAPQHAILAFEEVLHDYPDLSVLHSLLGLAYQRLDDAGRAVDEFKQAIERAPRDGKNHLYLGELYASRQRPDAARAAFEKAVELHPLLDTAWFRLGDLHLDRRDLPAARAAFTVAVSLTPDSIPARGKLALVYQLEADYPAAERELRYVVEKDPENVEFSLRLGLLFTEQSMKSSKPQVRKSAAEEAERWLSKVLEAQPENAVASRALQSLKGQ, from the coding sequence ATGACTCCCGCTCACCGCTTCCGCCCCTGGGCTCGCGCCGCCGTGCTGGGCCTGGGACTGCTCGCCTCCGGCTGCAGCCACACCAACGCGGCGACGGCCAACGCCGCACGCCCCACCGACGACCGCTCCCGCGCTCGCGCATTCCTCGACGAGAACCAGCCCCAGAAGGCGCTCATGCTCCTCACGGACCTGCATGCGCGCGGCCCCGAGGACCTGGATGTCGCGCGGATGCTGACGGAAGCCCAGGTGAAGGCGGGCCGCTCCGACGCGTGGATTGAAGAGCTCCAAGGGCGTCTGCGCTCGGGCGAGCGCGCGGTGGACCAGTACATGCTGGGCCTCGCCCTCTTCTCCCGAGCCAAGGACGCCGGCGCACCCGCCGTGGCCGCCTTCGAGCGCGCCATCGCCCTGTCCCCGGACACGGCCGAGTACCACTACCGCCTGGGCGTCGCGCGACTGGAGTCGGAGCAGTACGCGGCCGCGGTGGAGCCCTTGCGCCGCGCCACGACGCTGGCCCCTGACCGCCCCTCGTGGCGTCTGCCGCTGGCCAAGGCGCTGCACCGCACGGGCGACTCGCCGGGCGCGGTGGAGGCCCTGGGCGTGGTCGTTCGCGGTCGGCCCTCGCCCGCGGACGTGGCCACCGCGCGAGCGTTGATGGAGCAGGTCAACGACCCCTTCGGAGGCATCCCCAAGGCCGCCGAGGCCAAGCTGGAAGAGGGCCTGCGCTACCTCAACGACTTGGATGCACCCCAGCACGCCATCCTCGCGTTCGAGGAAGTCCTCCACGACTACCCGGACCTCTCCGTGCTGCACTCGCTCCTGGGCCTGGCGTACCAGCGCCTGGACGACGCGGGGCGCGCGGTGGACGAGTTCAAGCAGGCCATCGAACGCGCTCCGAGGGACGGGAAGAACCACCTCTACCTGGGGGAGCTGTACGCCTCACGCCAACGGCCCGACGCGGCGCGTGCCGCCTTCGAGAAGGCCGTGGAGCTCCACCCCTTGTTGGACACGGCCTGGTTCCGACTGGGTGACCTGCACCTCGACCGCCGAGACCTGCCCGCGGCCCGCGCGGCCTTCACGGTGGCCGTGTCGCTGACGCCCGACTCCATCCCCGCACGGGGCAAGCTCGCGCTCGTGTATCAGCTCGAGGCCGACTACCCCGCCGCGGAACGCGAGCTCCGCTACGTGGTCGAAAAGGACCCGGAGAATGTGGAGTTCTCGTTGCGCCTGGGGTTGCTCTTCACGGAGCAGTCGATGAAGTCCTCGAAGCCTCAGGTGAGGAAGTCCGCGGCGGAGGAAGCAGAGCGCTGGCTCTCCAAGGTGCTGGAGGCGCAGCCGGAGAACGCGGTGGCCTCCCGTGCGCTGCAATCCCTCAAGGGCCAGTAG
- a CDS encoding DMT family transporter, with translation MLGVVVAWGTNYTVVKEVVGVMPPLAFMSVRFAIASVAMLALLLVVEGWKPLRLGVFLKLAGLGLVGNTLYQLCFVLGVANTTAANSGLLTAATPVMVAALGAVLGVERLTRPLVMGLSLAVVGMVLVVAARGPAMGANTRLGDVLILGACACWAIYTVGIRSLGNEVSALQITAVTMLTGAPGVILAGLPAVLELSPGSVHGGAWVGMVYTALIPLVLGYFIWGRTVQQVGSARAALYNTGVPVVAALTAWAVRGERPTPFQALGAAFILGGVVLSRRK, from the coding sequence ATGCTCGGGGTCGTCGTTGCCTGGGGTACCAACTACACAGTGGTGAAGGAGGTCGTGGGCGTGATGCCGCCCTTGGCCTTCATGTCGGTGCGCTTCGCCATCGCCTCGGTGGCGATGCTCGCGCTGTTGCTCGTGGTCGAAGGCTGGAAGCCGCTGCGGCTCGGCGTGTTCCTCAAGCTCGCAGGCCTGGGGTTGGTCGGCAACACGCTGTACCAGCTCTGCTTCGTGCTGGGCGTGGCGAACACGACGGCGGCGAACAGCGGGCTCCTGACGGCGGCGACGCCCGTCATGGTGGCGGCGCTGGGGGCGGTGTTGGGCGTGGAGCGGCTCACCCGGCCGCTGGTGATGGGCTTGTCGCTGGCGGTGGTGGGCATGGTGCTGGTGGTCGCGGCACGAGGGCCGGCCATGGGCGCCAACACGAGGCTGGGTGATGTGCTCATCCTGGGCGCCTGTGCCTGCTGGGCCATCTACACCGTCGGCATCCGCTCGCTGGGCAACGAGGTGTCGGCGCTTCAAATCACCGCCGTCACCATGCTGACGGGAGCACCCGGGGTGATTCTGGCGGGACTGCCCGCCGTGCTGGAATTGAGTCCAGGGAGCGTCCACGGCGGAGCGTGGGTGGGCATGGTGTACACCGCGCTGATTCCCCTGGTGCTGGGCTACTTCATCTGGGGCCGCACGGTGCAGCAGGTGGGCAGTGCTCGTGCGGCGCTCTACAACACGGGAGTCCCCGTCGTCGCGGCCCTCACGGCCTGGGCGGTGCGCGGTGAGCGGCCCACGCCGTTCCAGGCATTGGGCGCCGCGTTCATCCTCGGTGGCGTGGTGCTCAGCCGCAGGAAGTAG
- a CDS encoding DNA-directed RNA polymerase subunit alpha codes for MADTFVAKNWRDLIKPRRMEVDQDSLTPTYGKFVAEPLERGFGTTLGNSLRRVLLSSLQGAAITSVKIEGVDHEFTTIPEVSEDVTDVVLNLKEVLLRMHTNETKTLRIEAEGPKEVKAGDIIADADVEILNPGHHICTISEGGKLRMELTCRRGRGYVPANSNKVAGAPIGTIPIDSLFSPTRKVNYQVTNARVGQVTDFDKLSLEVWTDGSVSPQDAVAYAAKIIKEQLTVFVNFDETEEPVIAEAPKEEAKLNENLFRSVDELELSVRSANCLQQANIKTIGDLVQRTEAEMLKTKNFGRKSLKEIKEILAEMGLSLGMKLENWPPKQAPAPAAPKV; via the coding sequence ATGGCAGATACGTTCGTTGCGAAGAACTGGCGTGACCTCATCAAGCCGCGCCGCATGGAAGTGGACCAGGACAGCCTGACGCCCACCTACGGGAAGTTCGTGGCGGAGCCGCTGGAGCGTGGTTTCGGCACCACCCTGGGCAACTCGCTGCGCCGCGTGCTCCTGTCGTCGCTGCAGGGCGCGGCCATCACCTCGGTGAAGATCGAGGGCGTGGACCACGAGTTCACCACCATCCCCGAGGTGTCCGAGGACGTCACGGACGTCGTGCTGAACCTGAAGGAAGTCCTCCTTCGGATGCACACGAACGAGACGAAGACGCTGCGCATCGAGGCGGAGGGCCCCAAGGAGGTCAAGGCGGGTGACATCATCGCCGACGCCGACGTGGAGATCCTCAACCCCGGTCACCACATCTGCACCATCTCCGAGGGTGGCAAGCTCCGCATGGAGCTGACGTGCCGCCGCGGCCGTGGCTACGTCCCGGCCAACTCCAACAAGGTGGCGGGTGCGCCCATCGGGACCATCCCCATCGACTCGCTGTTCTCGCCCACCCGCAAGGTGAACTACCAGGTCACCAACGCGCGCGTCGGTCAGGTCACCGACTTCGACAAGCTGTCGCTCGAGGTCTGGACGGACGGCTCCGTGTCGCCTCAGGACGCGGTGGCGTACGCGGCGAAGATCATCAAGGAGCAGCTGACCGTCTTCGTGAACTTCGACGAGACCGAGGAGCCGGTCATCGCCGAGGCGCCGAAGGAAGAGGCGAAGCTCAACGAGAACCTGTTCCGCTCGGTGGATGAGCTGGAGCTGTCGGTTCGTTCGGCCAACTGCCTGCAGCAGGCGAACATCAAGACCATCGGCGACCTGGTGCAGCGCACCGAGGCCGAGATGCTCAAGACGAAGAACTTCGGCCGCAAGTCGCTCAAGGAGATCAAGGAGATCCTGGCGGAGATGGGCCTGTCGCTCGGCATGAAGCTGGAGAACTGGCCGCCGAAGCAGGCGCCGGCCCCGGCCGCTCCGAAGGTGTAG
- a CDS encoding DUF2314 domain-containing protein, translating to MEVYLLATEQDGPVPLDALRASFATDEVEFTPAEDGQGFVLRADSSEVHVRLTVGAEGLPRFNKAAYSGSPEAFERLGKAKAYYHLSLEPGGAQPTLPVFEALWAVRTLLEHVPGVLVDLAAFKLHEPEDVVEITELDFDIRDHVHLHAVEVTEGDTPLWVHSHGMEKFGARDLEIFHLAEQDLLPAESFLHELCTDLAFGQGPALRSQVGTSEGQAFMVVPSEEARANLLGVPLETFEGHEGLFLTVVSPLGRHNTSQLLVPYRERFSQEPEEQTESMRREAQALLPAFLARFQRRGLMEPLTFLVRAPFDTHPDGNKVVENLWLELMARDDGSLVGKLVDGAVHTTEWRKGAHVEVEETQVNALALSREGRALDEAEIRALLNAERPM from the coding sequence ATGGAGGTCTACCTCCTGGCGACCGAGCAGGACGGTCCGGTGCCGCTCGACGCGTTGCGGGCGTCGTTCGCGACGGACGAGGTGGAGTTCACACCGGCCGAGGACGGGCAGGGGTTCGTGCTCCGGGCGGACAGCTCGGAGGTGCACGTCCGGTTGACGGTGGGGGCCGAAGGGCTGCCTCGCTTCAACAAGGCGGCGTACAGCGGGAGCCCCGAGGCCTTCGAGCGCCTGGGCAAGGCGAAGGCCTACTACCACCTGTCGCTGGAGCCGGGTGGGGCGCAGCCGACGCTCCCCGTGTTCGAGGCGCTCTGGGCCGTGCGCACGCTGCTGGAGCATGTGCCAGGGGTGCTGGTGGACCTGGCGGCGTTCAAGCTGCACGAGCCCGAGGACGTCGTCGAAATCACCGAGCTGGACTTCGACATCCGAGACCATGTCCACCTGCACGCGGTGGAGGTGACGGAGGGCGACACGCCGCTGTGGGTCCACTCGCACGGGATGGAGAAGTTCGGCGCCAGGGACTTGGAGATCTTCCACCTGGCGGAGCAGGACCTGTTGCCCGCCGAGAGCTTCCTGCACGAGCTGTGCACGGACCTCGCCTTCGGGCAGGGCCCGGCGCTGCGCTCCCAGGTGGGCACCAGCGAGGGGCAGGCGTTCATGGTGGTGCCGTCGGAGGAGGCGCGCGCCAACCTGCTCGGCGTGCCGCTGGAGACCTTCGAGGGGCATGAGGGCTTGTTCCTCACGGTGGTGTCCCCGCTGGGGCGCCACAACACGTCCCAGCTCCTGGTGCCGTATCGCGAGCGCTTCTCGCAGGAGCCGGAGGAGCAGACGGAGTCCATGCGCCGTGAGGCCCAGGCCCTGCTGCCCGCCTTCCTGGCGCGCTTCCAGCGCCGGGGGCTGATGGAGCCGCTCACGTTCCTGGTCCGCGCCCCGTTCGATACCCACCCGGACGGCAACAAGGTGGTGGAGAACCTCTGGCTGGAGCTCATGGCCCGGGATGACGGGAGCCTCGTGGGCAAGCTGGTGGATGGCGCGGTGCACACCACGGAGTGGCGCAAGGGGGCCCACGTGGAGGTCGAGGAGACCCAGGTCAACGCGCTGGCCCTCAGCCGGGAGGGGCGGGCCCTGGATGAGGCGGAGATCCGGGCGTTGTTGAACGCCGAGCGACCGATGTAG
- a CDS encoding pseudouridine-5'-phosphate glycosidase, with the protein MDLRFSDEVRQALDARKPVVALETSVVAQGLPYPHNLAAARACEEAIRRAGAIPAATAVVDGVVCVGLEDAELRRLAEGKEPLLKLGSRDLAIAVATRATGGTTVSATCELAAAAGIRVFSTGGIGGVHRGASEHWDISQDIAALARFPVAVVCAGAKSVLDLPKTMELLETAGVPVIGVGTRELPSFHSRDSGISLEHSVNDVATAARIARARFETLGQGGVLYTVPPPEETALPRHEVELQIASALAEADKQGVRGKDVTPFLLRELGQRSGGKTLKANLALLENNARFAGQLAVAYARGD; encoded by the coding sequence ATGGACCTACGTTTTTCGGATGAGGTGCGCCAGGCCCTCGACGCGCGCAAGCCCGTTGTCGCCCTGGAGACGAGCGTGGTGGCCCAGGGGCTGCCCTATCCGCACAACCTCGCCGCCGCCCGCGCGTGTGAGGAGGCCATCCGCCGGGCGGGGGCCATTCCCGCGGCCACCGCGGTGGTGGATGGCGTGGTGTGTGTCGGCCTGGAGGACGCGGAGCTGCGGCGGCTCGCGGAGGGCAAGGAGCCGCTCCTGAAGCTCGGCTCGCGAGACCTGGCCATCGCCGTGGCCACTCGCGCGACGGGCGGCACCACCGTCAGCGCCACCTGTGAGCTGGCCGCCGCGGCCGGCATCCGAGTCTTCTCCACCGGCGGCATCGGCGGAGTCCACCGGGGCGCCTCGGAGCACTGGGACATCTCCCAGGACATCGCCGCCCTGGCGCGCTTTCCCGTCGCCGTGGTGTGCGCGGGCGCGAAGTCCGTGCTCGACCTGCCCAAGACGATGGAGCTCCTGGAGACGGCGGGAGTCCCCGTCATCGGCGTGGGCACTCGCGAGCTGCCGTCGTTCCACAGCCGTGACTCCGGCATCTCCCTGGAACACAGCGTGAATGACGTGGCGACCGCGGCGCGCATCGCTCGCGCCCGCTTCGAGACGCTGGGGCAGGGTGGGGTGCTCTACACCGTGCCGCCTCCCGAGGAGACGGCGCTGCCTCGTCACGAGGTGGAGCTGCAGATTGCCTCCGCGCTCGCCGAGGCCGACAAGCAGGGCGTTCGCGGCAAGGACGTGACGCCCTTCCTGCTGAGGGAGCTGGGCCAGCGCTCGGGCGGCAAGACGCTCAAGGCGAACCTGGCGCTCCTCGAGAACAACGCCCGCTTCGCCGGCCAGCTCGCCGTGGCCTACGCCCGCGGGGACTGA
- a CDS encoding sigma-54-dependent Fis family transcriptional regulator: MPALLLLTGPSAGLRYEVLSDMAIGRSPSCEIPLRDDQVSRKHAQLTVSEGQVRLADLDSRNGTLVNGARISNEVVLYPGDRVLVGSTMAVFEPPPVTLVEGGPTSPGHVPIEEVLPHVGAAAALYSAGTALLGATSEAMVLRRLADEVARALSADRAAALLGTNTGLLTAAVSGAEAMAVPRSLAQVALERKELVQAESEMCAPLVASGGMPFGVLYATRADSAFTGGEGQLLAALGRLGGRRTRRCARGWSRRTSPVLLGASRVMRALGEAARRAANSAAPVVLHGEPGTGKTQLARVIHARSPRALEPLVVVDCRQPADAVEEALFGRASAPGRPPVASALLRADQGSLLLQHVDALSRGAAERLARLMARRVAPARQGGEEPVDVRLLVTSVAPVALQGTRGEVEASLARALMGFELEVPPLRDRRQDVLVLLERFVARAARRVRREPPTLGPEAKRLLADYSWPQNVRELELVAERLGLLYAGGRVGALHLPPEVQQGSTAIDAQTLQARVGRLERDAIAEALRESGGKKVRAAALLGISRPTLDKKIGEYGLAVARGRRGEEGR, encoded by the coding sequence ATGCCCGCACTCCTGCTGCTCACTGGGCCATCCGCGGGGCTCCGCTATGAGGTGCTCTCGGATATGGCCATTGGCCGCAGTCCGTCCTGCGAAATCCCCCTGCGGGATGACCAGGTCTCGCGCAAGCACGCCCAGTTGACGGTGAGCGAGGGGCAGGTCCGGTTGGCGGACCTGGACTCGCGCAACGGGACGCTGGTCAACGGCGCGCGCATCAGCAACGAGGTGGTGCTGTACCCGGGAGACCGCGTCCTCGTGGGCTCGACGATGGCCGTCTTCGAGCCTCCTCCCGTGACGCTGGTGGAGGGGGGCCCGACGTCTCCTGGGCACGTTCCCATCGAAGAGGTGCTGCCTCATGTCGGCGCGGCCGCGGCGCTGTACTCGGCCGGCACGGCGCTCCTGGGGGCCACGAGCGAGGCCATGGTGTTGAGGCGGCTGGCGGATGAAGTGGCTCGCGCGCTCAGCGCGGACCGGGCCGCGGCGCTGCTGGGCACCAACACGGGCCTCCTGACGGCGGCGGTGTCGGGCGCGGAGGCCATGGCCGTGCCGCGCTCGCTCGCGCAGGTGGCGCTGGAGCGCAAGGAACTGGTCCAGGCCGAGTCCGAGATGTGCGCTCCGCTCGTGGCGTCCGGTGGCATGCCGTTCGGGGTGCTGTATGCGACTCGCGCGGACTCGGCCTTCACGGGAGGCGAGGGGCAGCTCCTCGCCGCGCTGGGGCGGCTGGGGGGGAGGCGTACACGGCGGTGCGCTCGCGGATGGAGCCGGAGGACCTCGCCGGTGCTGCTGGGCGCCTCGCGGGTGATGCGGGCACTGGGGGAGGCGGCTCGCCGTGCCGCCAACAGCGCCGCGCCCGTGGTGCTTCATGGCGAGCCGGGGACAGGCAAGACTCAGCTTGCTCGCGTCATCCATGCGCGCTCGCCTCGGGCGCTGGAGCCGCTGGTGGTGGTGGATTGCCGTCAGCCCGCGGACGCTGTCGAGGAGGCCCTCTTCGGCCGAGCCAGCGCGCCGGGACGGCCTCCGGTGGCCTCCGCACTGCTCCGCGCGGACCAGGGCTCACTGCTCCTTCAGCACGTTGACGCGCTCTCGCGGGGCGCCGCCGAGCGGTTGGCTCGCTTGATGGCCCGTCGGGTGGCTCCCGCGCGGCAAGGAGGCGAGGAGCCCGTGGATGTGCGGCTGCTCGTCACCTCGGTGGCGCCGGTGGCCTTGCAGGGGACTCGAGGTGAGGTGGAGGCTTCGCTGGCCCGTGCGCTGATGGGCTTCGAGCTGGAGGTGCCGCCTCTGCGCGACCGGCGGCAGGATGTCCTGGTGCTCCTCGAGCGCTTCGTGGCGCGTGCGGCACGGCGGGTCCGGCGCGAGCCGCCCACCTTGGGGCCGGAGGCCAAGCGCCTGTTGGCCGACTATTCGTGGCCGCAGAACGTGCGGGAGCTGGAGCTCGTGGCGGAGCGCCTGGGGTTGCTCTACGCCGGAGGGCGGGTCGGTGCATTGCATCTGCCGCCCGAGGTCCAGCAGGGAAGCACCGCCATCGACGCGCAGACACTCCAGGCCCGCGTGGGCCGCCTGGAGCGTGATGCCATCGCGGAGGCACTCCGGGAGTCCGGAGGGAAGAAGGTCCGAGCCGCCGCGCTGCTCGGCATCAGTCGACCCACGTTGGACAAGAAGATTGGGGAGTACGGCCTCGCGGTAGCGCGAGGGCGCCGAGGCGAGGAAGGGCGCTGA